The following proteins are co-located in the Macadamia integrifolia cultivar HAES 741 chromosome 3, SCU_Mint_v3, whole genome shotgun sequence genome:
- the LOC122073519 gene encoding serine carboxypeptidase-like 45: MDFHPWKAMAAVVAFIVQICLSAKILEASLLDSDQIDKLPRQPEVSFQQFSGYITVDEKKERALFYYFVEAETDPGSKPLVLWLNGGPGCSSVGVGAISEHGPFRTSGDRLVKNEYSWNKGANMLYLETLAGVGFSYSINTSYYGGVDDEMTARDNLIFLQQWFVQFPECRSGDLFVTGESYAGNLS; this comes from the exons ATGGATTTTCATCCATGGAAGGCTATGGCAGCAGTTGTTGCATTTATCGTTCAAATATGCTTATCAGCTAAGATTTTGGAGGCTTCACTCTTAGATTCTGATCAAATCGACAAGTTACCTAGGCAACCAGAGGTTAGTTTCCAACAGTTTTCAGGATACATCACAGtggatgaaaagaaagaaagagctCTTTTCTATTACTTTGTTGAGGCAGAAACAGACCCAGGTTCAAAGCCCCTTGTTCTCTGGTTAAATGGAG GGCCAGGTTGTTCTTCTGTTGGAGTAGGAGCCATCTCTGAACATGGGCCTTTTAGGACAAGTGGAGACAGATTGGTCAAAAATGAATATAGCTGGAACAAAG GAGCAAACATGTTGTACTTGGAGACACTAGCAGGAGTTGGGTTCTCTTACTCTATTAACACCTCTTATTATGGGGGGGTAGATGATGAGATGACTG CCAGGGACAATCTCATCTTCCTGCAGCAGTGGTTTGTCCAGTTCCCTGAATGCAGAAGTGGGGACCTGTTTGTCACAGGGGAAAGCTATGCTGGTAATCTTAGCTAA
- the LOC122073520 gene encoding 18.1 kDa class I heat shock protein-like: protein MSLSPSFFGGRRTISNPFSMEIWDPFNDFPFSTSLSIPRTQFSNETDAFVNARIDWKETPQAHIFKADLPGLKKEEVKVEVEKGRVLQISGERSKEQEEKSDQWHRVERSSGKFLRRFRLPENAKIDQVKAAMENGVLTVTVPKEEVKNPEVKAIEISG from the coding sequence ATGTCGCTCAGCCCAAGCTTTTTCGGTGGCCGGCGTACCATCTCCAATCCATTCTCAATGGAAATTTGGGATCCATTCAACGACTTTCCCTTCTCAACCTCCCTATCTATTCCTCGCACCCAATTCTCCAATGAAACAGATGCATTTGTCAATGCCCGTATCGATTGGAAGGAGACTCCACAAGCCCATATCTTCAAAGCTGATCTTCCTGGGCTCAAGAAGGAGGAAGTGAAGGTTGAAGTTGAAAAAGGCAGAGTCCTTCAGATCAGTGGAGAGAGGAGCAAAGAGCAGGAAGAGAAGAGTGACCAGTGGCACAGGGTTGAGCGTAGCAGTGGAAAATTCCTGCGTCGATTCAGGTTGCCTGAGAATGCCAAGATAGATCAGGTGAAGGCTGCCATGGAGAATGGTGTGCTCACTGTTACGGTGCCCAAGGAAGAAGTGAAGAATCCAGAGGTCAAGGCCATCGAAATCTCTGGCTAG